A single genomic interval of Macadamia integrifolia cultivar HAES 741 chromosome 6, SCU_Mint_v3, whole genome shotgun sequence harbors:
- the LOC122081762 gene encoding uncharacterized protein LOC122081762 isoform X5 produces MEAAAGIAAVRGGSLPILSSQSARKEWRAVSENSVRNAGHEELECSKLGQSDERTIYEQGARPHEADFCSITLNGSLDNDILRQRLLSITRRREELQQVEIELKAQTIARSEIMEMQSNFDAQIREHANAAAKLKEQLQEREQTIHELEAKMEEKERELRAIKIDNEAAWAKEDLLREQNKELATIRRERDNSEVERAQHLKQMHELKEHIQEKDRQLLEWEEQNRVTQEAILYKDEQLREAQAWIARVQEMDALQSTTNHSLQAELRERTEQFNQIWLGCQRQFADIEQMHLHTIQQLQLELAEARERSGIYNDESRMAHPAAEDASPFGQNKGNQLNVIDGGTLNGNLGAPPNGNVDNVAPFVTIGNSSTKNDHASGVPVVPSSLLGVETYLPPPGQMTALHPFIMHQQGVLQSVPSTNSHVPLSNVNHFLPVPAMSSHPHWQYQQAVSDGSHMSNQNQYQPSQTEQSLLRSDAHYEYALTGNDQVLHSDYLDTDISSNQEPGSEITSSSEEAQLHESSGEGYLKTQQPQNSQETSALFHDASRLEPPEQKNETKDQNIAEANHSHDGQCSNAEQSWSAIHTSLSDTPSLPVNSSETRDFYMVVPEASISAGRALNVLTPGKISEPSLLDEKSLLVCIVRAIPAGSGGRIRISSTLLNRLGKMLAPLHWHDYKKIYGKLDDFVAGHPELFVIEGDFILLREGAQEIISATAAVAKVAAAAAVSAPYSSLLPSVAVTPMAQTHRLKKVPSIDAKPVKVVSTETTITTPGDVSDKLSQYSAMQNQHSNGVCFNIVQGLSNVKILSKPKDVQESNGFQSGIRAGHSSVHSSVGNGANPDRTGLASFPNKGSSNGRHGTNFEGKQQGRAMSGALTSRR; encoded by the exons ATGGAGGCTGCGGCCGGGATTGCCGCTGTGCGCGGTGGTTCATTGCCGATCCTGTCTTCTCAGTCTGCGAGGAAAGAATGGCGAGCTGTTTCCGAAAATTCGGTTCGGAACGCCGGCCATgag GAGTTGGAGTGTTCGAAGTTGGGGCAGTCAGATGAGAGAACGATATATGAG CAGGGAGCGAGACCCCATGAAGCTGACTTCTGTTCGATTACGTTGAACGGAAGCCTCGATAACGACATATTACGGCAACGACTTCTTAGTATCACTAGACGGAGAGAAGAGCTTCAACAAGTGGAGATCGAGCTTAAAGCCCAGACTATAGCTAGATCGGAGATAATGGAGATGCAGAGTAACTTTGATGCGCAGATAAGAGAACATGCCAATGCTGCAGCCAAACTGAAG GAACAACTACAAGAAAGGGAACAAACCATACATGAATTGGAAGCAAAgatggaagagaaggaaagagagctGCGTGCAATTAAAATTGATAATGAAGCG GCCTGGGCTAAAGAGGACCTTCTCAGAGAACAAAACAAAGAGTTGGCGACCATTCG AAGAGAGCGTGATAACTCTGAAGTTGAAAGAGCACAGCATCTCAAACAAATGCATGAGCTTAAAGAGCATATTCAAGAAAAAGATAGGCAGCTTCTTGAATGGGAAGAACAG AATAGGGTTACACAGGAAGCTATACTTTATAAAGATGAACAATTAAGGGAGGCCCAAGCTTGGATTGCACGTGTTCAGGAAATGGATGCATTGCAATCAACAACCAATCATTCCTTACAAGCTGAACTGAGAGAACGTACTGAACAATTTAACCAGATTTGGCTTGGTTGTCAAAGACAG TTTGCAGATATTGAGCAGATGCATTTGCACACCATACAACAGCTTCAGTTAGAGTTGGCTGAGGCAAGAGAAAGGAGTGGGATTTATAACGATGAGTCACGGATGGCTCATCCAGCTGCAGAGGATGCATCCCCTTTTGGGCAGAACAAGGGAAACCAACTCAATGTAATTGATGGTGGAACGTTAAATGGTAACCTTGGAGCTCCACCAAATGGGAATGTAGACAATGTTGCTCCTTTTGTCACAATTGGAAATTCATCTACCAAG AATGATCATGCCTCTGGAGTTCCGGTTGTCCCGTCTTCGCTACTTGGAGTGGAAACCTACCTTCCACCTCCTGGACAGATGACAGCACTTCACCCTTTTATTATGCATCAACAAGGTGTTCTTCAGTCTGTACCATCTACCAATTCACATGTGCCTCTATCTAATGTGAACCATTTTCTGCCAGTGCCTGCAATGTCATCCCACCCACACTGGCAGTATCAGCAG GCTGTATCGGATGGTTCACATATGTCAAATCAGAACCAATATCAGCCATCCCAAACAGAACAGAGTCTTTTGAGGTCTGATGCCCATTACGAGTATGCACTTACTGGAAATGATCAAGTTCTCCATTCGGACTATCTGGACACTGATATCAGCTCAAACCAGGAGCCTGGTTCTGAAATCACTTCATCCAGTGAGGAAGCACAG CTTCATGAATCAAGTGGTGAAGGCTACTTGAAGACGCAGCAACCACAGAACTCACAAGAAACCTCTGCCCTGTTTCATGATGCATCAAGATTGGAACCTCCTGAGCAGAAGAATGAGACCAAG GATCAAAACATTGCTGAAGCCAACCATTCACATGATGGTCAGTGTTCAAATGCAGAACAATCATGGTCTGCGATTCATACATCACTGTCTGATACCCCAAGCCTTCCAGTTAATTCCAGTGAAACCAGAGACTTCTATATGGTTGTGCCTGAAGCTTCTATCTCTGCTGGACGGGCATTGAATGTGTTGACACCAGGAAAGATTTCTGAACCTAGTCTTCTAGATGAAAAATCACTGTTGGTTTGTATTGTTCGTGCAATACCTGCTGGATCTGGTGGCAGAATTAGAATTAGTTCCACT CTTCTGAATAGACTTGGAAAGATGCTGGCTCCTCTCCATTGGCATGATTACAAGAAAATATATGGAAAGCTTGATGACTTTGTGGCTGGTCATCCTGAA TTATTTGTAATTGAAGGGGACTTTATTCTGCTTCGTGAAGGAGCACAAGAAATCATTTCAGCTACGGCAGCTGTTGCCAAAGTTGCTGCTGCAGCTGCGGTTTCTGCTCCTTATTCATCCTTGTTGCCATCTGTTGCTGTTACTCCCATGGCACAGACTCATCGTTTAAAGAAGGTTCCGTCCATTGACGCCAAGCCTGTGAAAGTTGTTTCAACAGAAACAACTATTACAACTCCTGGAGATGTATCTGACAAGCTTTCGCAATATTCAGCTATGCAAAATCAGCATTCAAATGGTGTCTGTTTTAACATTGTTCAAGGTCTCTCAAATGTAAAAATTTTGAGCAAACCTAAAGATGTTCAGGAATCAAATGGCTTTCAATCTGGTATTAGGGCTGGCCATTCTTCAGTGCATTCGTCTGTTGGAAATGGAGCAAATCCTGACAGAACAGGTTTAGCTAGCTTTCCAAACAAAGGATCAAGTAATGGGAGACATGGCACAAATTTTGAAGGGAAACAACAGGGAAG AGCAATGTCTGGTGCCTTAACATCTAGAAGATA G
- the LOC122081762 gene encoding uncharacterized protein LOC122081762 isoform X4 yields the protein MEAAAGIAAVRGGSLPILSSQSARKEWRAVSENSVRNAGHEELECSKLGQSDERTIYEVQQGARPHEADFCSITLNGSLDNDILRQRLLSITRRREELQQVEIELKAQTIARSEIMEMQSNFDAQIREHANAAAKLKEQLQEREQTIHELEAKMEEKERELRAIKIDNEAAWAKEDLLREQNKELATIRRERDNSEVERAQHLKQMHELKEHIQEKDRQLLEWEEQNRVTQEAILYKDEQLREAQAWIARVQEMDALQSTTNHSLQAELRERTEQFNQIWLGCQRQFADIEQMHLHTIQQLQLELAEARERSGIYNDESRMAHPAAEDASPFGQNKGNQLNVIDGGTLNGNLGAPPNGNVDNVAPFVTIGNSSTKNDHASGVPVVPSSLLGVETYLPPPGQMTALHPFIMHQQGVLQSVPSTNSHVPLSNVNHFLPVPAMSSHPHWQYQQAVSDGSHMSNQNQYQPSQTEQSLLRSDAHYEYALTGNDQVLHSDYLDTDISSNQEPGSEITSSSEEAQLHESSGEGYLKTQQPQNSQETSALFHDASRLEPPEQKNETKDQNIAEANHSHDGQCSNAEQSWSAIHTSLSDTPSLPVNSSETRDFYMVVPEASISAGRALNVLTPGKISEPSLLDEKSLLVCIVRAIPAGSGGRIRISSTLLNRLGKMLAPLHWHDYKKIYGKLDDFVAGHPELFVIEGDFILLREGAQEIISATAAVAKVAAAAAVSAPYSSLLPSVAVTPMAQTHRLKKVPSIDAKPVKVVSTETTITTPGDVSDKLSQYSAMQNQHSNGVCFNIVQGLSNVKILSKPKDVQESNGFQSGIRAGHSSVHSSVGNGANPDRTGLASFPNKGSSNGRHGTNFEGKQQGRAMSGALTSRR from the exons ATGGAGGCTGCGGCCGGGATTGCCGCTGTGCGCGGTGGTTCATTGCCGATCCTGTCTTCTCAGTCTGCGAGGAAAGAATGGCGAGCTGTTTCCGAAAATTCGGTTCGGAACGCCGGCCATgag GAGTTGGAGTGTTCGAAGTTGGGGCAGTCAGATGAGAGAACGATATATGAG GTGCAGCAGGGAGCGAGACCCCATGAAGCTGACTTCTGTTCGATTACGTTGAACGGAAGCCTCGATAACGACATATTACGGCAACGACTTCTTAGTATCACTAGACGGAGAGAAGAGCTTCAACAAGTGGAGATCGAGCTTAAAGCCCAGACTATAGCTAGATCGGAGATAATGGAGATGCAGAGTAACTTTGATGCGCAGATAAGAGAACATGCCAATGCTGCAGCCAAACTGAAG GAACAACTACAAGAAAGGGAACAAACCATACATGAATTGGAAGCAAAgatggaagagaaggaaagagagctGCGTGCAATTAAAATTGATAATGAAGCG GCCTGGGCTAAAGAGGACCTTCTCAGAGAACAAAACAAAGAGTTGGCGACCATTCG AAGAGAGCGTGATAACTCTGAAGTTGAAAGAGCACAGCATCTCAAACAAATGCATGAGCTTAAAGAGCATATTCAAGAAAAAGATAGGCAGCTTCTTGAATGGGAAGAACAG AATAGGGTTACACAGGAAGCTATACTTTATAAAGATGAACAATTAAGGGAGGCCCAAGCTTGGATTGCACGTGTTCAGGAAATGGATGCATTGCAATCAACAACCAATCATTCCTTACAAGCTGAACTGAGAGAACGTACTGAACAATTTAACCAGATTTGGCTTGGTTGTCAAAGACAG TTTGCAGATATTGAGCAGATGCATTTGCACACCATACAACAGCTTCAGTTAGAGTTGGCTGAGGCAAGAGAAAGGAGTGGGATTTATAACGATGAGTCACGGATGGCTCATCCAGCTGCAGAGGATGCATCCCCTTTTGGGCAGAACAAGGGAAACCAACTCAATGTAATTGATGGTGGAACGTTAAATGGTAACCTTGGAGCTCCACCAAATGGGAATGTAGACAATGTTGCTCCTTTTGTCACAATTGGAAATTCATCTACCAAG AATGATCATGCCTCTGGAGTTCCGGTTGTCCCGTCTTCGCTACTTGGAGTGGAAACCTACCTTCCACCTCCTGGACAGATGACAGCACTTCACCCTTTTATTATGCATCAACAAGGTGTTCTTCAGTCTGTACCATCTACCAATTCACATGTGCCTCTATCTAATGTGAACCATTTTCTGCCAGTGCCTGCAATGTCATCCCACCCACACTGGCAGTATCAGCAG GCTGTATCGGATGGTTCACATATGTCAAATCAGAACCAATATCAGCCATCCCAAACAGAACAGAGTCTTTTGAGGTCTGATGCCCATTACGAGTATGCACTTACTGGAAATGATCAAGTTCTCCATTCGGACTATCTGGACACTGATATCAGCTCAAACCAGGAGCCTGGTTCTGAAATCACTTCATCCAGTGAGGAAGCACAG CTTCATGAATCAAGTGGTGAAGGCTACTTGAAGACGCAGCAACCACAGAACTCACAAGAAACCTCTGCCCTGTTTCATGATGCATCAAGATTGGAACCTCCTGAGCAGAAGAATGAGACCAAG GATCAAAACATTGCTGAAGCCAACCATTCACATGATGGTCAGTGTTCAAATGCAGAACAATCATGGTCTGCGATTCATACATCACTGTCTGATACCCCAAGCCTTCCAGTTAATTCCAGTGAAACCAGAGACTTCTATATGGTTGTGCCTGAAGCTTCTATCTCTGCTGGACGGGCATTGAATGTGTTGACACCAGGAAAGATTTCTGAACCTAGTCTTCTAGATGAAAAATCACTGTTGGTTTGTATTGTTCGTGCAATACCTGCTGGATCTGGTGGCAGAATTAGAATTAGTTCCACT CTTCTGAATAGACTTGGAAAGATGCTGGCTCCTCTCCATTGGCATGATTACAAGAAAATATATGGAAAGCTTGATGACTTTGTGGCTGGTCATCCTGAA TTATTTGTAATTGAAGGGGACTTTATTCTGCTTCGTGAAGGAGCACAAGAAATCATTTCAGCTACGGCAGCTGTTGCCAAAGTTGCTGCTGCAGCTGCGGTTTCTGCTCCTTATTCATCCTTGTTGCCATCTGTTGCTGTTACTCCCATGGCACAGACTCATCGTTTAAAGAAGGTTCCGTCCATTGACGCCAAGCCTGTGAAAGTTGTTTCAACAGAAACAACTATTACAACTCCTGGAGATGTATCTGACAAGCTTTCGCAATATTCAGCTATGCAAAATCAGCATTCAAATGGTGTCTGTTTTAACATTGTTCAAGGTCTCTCAAATGTAAAAATTTTGAGCAAACCTAAAGATGTTCAGGAATCAAATGGCTTTCAATCTGGTATTAGGGCTGGCCATTCTTCAGTGCATTCGTCTGTTGGAAATGGAGCAAATCCTGACAGAACAGGTTTAGCTAGCTTTCCAAACAAAGGATCAAGTAATGGGAGACATGGCACAAATTTTGAAGGGAAACAACAGGGAAG AGCAATGTCTGGTGCCTTAACATCTAGAAGATA G